The genomic window TTTTTCAGCTATTGTGATAGCTTCTGTTACTTCAACAGCTGTTCCATTTTCAGGTTGTAATAATCCGATATTTTCAACAAATGCTGAGAATTTTTTTCTATCTTCTGCTAAATCAATAACTTCAGCAGTTGTTCCTATGATTTTTGCTCCAGCTTTTGTTAAAGCATTTGCAAGTTTTAAAGGAGTTTGTCCACCAAAATGTACAATAACACCATCTGGATTCTCTTTTTCTACTACACTTCTTACGTGTTCGAAATCAATTGGTTCAAAATATAAAACATCTGAAGTATCATAATCTGTTGATACAGTTTCAGGGTTGCAGTTATACATAATTGTTTTTACACCCATTTCATTTAAAGCAAATGATGCGTGTACACAACAATAATCGAACTCGATTCCTTGACCAATTCTATTTGGTCCACCACCAATAATCATTACTTTTTTCTCTGTTGATTCAACTTTTTCAACTTTTGGCAATTTTGTGATATTAGTTGTAGAGTATAAATATGGAGTTAAAGCTTTGAACTCTGCTGCACAAGTATCAACTTCGTTGTACTCAAAATCAACATCTAAAGCTTTTCTAGCTTGATATACATCTTCTTCAGTTTTACCAATTAGATTTGCGATCATTTTATCACTAAATCCATTTGTTTTGATTTTTCTCATAAACTCAGCATCACTTAAAATTGATTCATTTATTGATGTTTCTAAATTAAATATTTCTCTGAATTTAGATAAGAACCATGGGTCAATTTTTGATAATTCAAAAATATCATCATTTGATAAACCTTGTCTCATACCTTCCATTAGGTATAAAAGTCTTTTATCATTTGGTCTTCTAATCTCTTTTTTTATGAAATCAAAATCACCAGCGATTCTATCAAATCCAACAAGTCCAGTTTCTAATGAACAAAGAGCTTTTTGGATAGATTCGTTGAAAGTTCTTCCAATTGCCATTACTTCACCAACTGATTTCATTGAAGTTGTAAGTGTTGAGTCTGCTTTAGGGAATTTTTCAAAAGTAAATCTTGGGATTTTTGTAACAACATAATCAATAACTGGCTCAAATGATGCAGTTGTTCCTGTAATATCGTTTTGAATTTCATCAAGTGTAAATCCAACAGCAAGTAAAGTTGCTACTTTTGCGATTGGATAACCAGTTGCTTTTGATGCAAGTGCAGATGATCTTGAAACTCTTGGATTCATTTCAATTACAATCATTCTTCCAGTATTTGGACAAATTGAGAATTGAACATTTGAACCACCAGTATCAACACCAATTTCTCTAAGAATTGCAAAAGATGCATTTCTCATATCTTGGTATTCTTTATCTGTAAGAGTTAAAGCAGGTGCGATAGTTACAGAATCTCCTGTATGAACACCCATTGGGTCTAAGTTTTCAATAGAACATACGATAATACAGTTATCATTTTTATCTCTGATAACTTCCATCTCGTATTCTTTCCATCCAAGCATAGATTCCATGATTTCAATTTCATTAATTGGAGATGCTTCTATACCGATTTCAGCAAGTTTTTTGAACTCTTCCATGTTATAAGCAACACCAGAACCACCACCTGCAAGGGTAAATGAAGCTCTAGAAATTACTGGAAAACCTATCTCTTTTGCTACTCTCATAGCTTCTTCAACGCTATATGCGTTTGCACTTCTTGGTAAATCCATACCAATTTTTATCATAGCTTCGTTAAAAAGATGTCTATCTTCACCTTTTTTAATAGCATCAGGATGAGCTCCAAGGAAAGCTACACCTTCTAGCATACCCTTGTCATACATTGAAGTTGCGACATTAAGTGCAGTTTGTCCACCCATAGTAGGTAATATAGCATCAATTTTTTCTTTTTCAATTATCTTCGCAACTACAGCTTCTGTAATTGGTTCAATGTAAGTTTTATCAGCAAATTCAGGATCAGTCATGATTGTTGCTGGATTAGAATTAATTAAAACAACTCTATATCCTAATTCTTTCAGCGTTTTTGTAGCTTGTGTACCAGAGTAATCAAACTCGCATGCTTGACCAATAACAATTGGCCCAGAACCGATAAGTAAAATAGACTTTATATCTTCTCTTTTTGGCATAAAAATTCCCCGTATATATATTTTATAAAATTCGGATAGTGTATCTAAAAAGGTCTTAAAATTGGGTTATGTGCCTATTGTTTAGTCATTGCTAATTTTACTGCAAGTGCCACAAAGACAAATGAAGCCAGCTTATTTAAGATCATTTGAGAATTTTCAGATTTGTTAAAAACATTTGCCAAAGTACCTGAAAGAAGTGCAATTGAGCCAAATACTAAAACTGTTGCAATTATAAAAAGCATTCCTAAAAGTATCATCTGAAAAGGTACAAAACCTAAATTTGCATTTGTAAATTGTGGTAAAAAAGCCAAGAAAAAAATAGATACTTTTGGATTTGTAATATTCATTATAATTCCACGATAATAAAGTTTTTTATAATCAATGAATTTATTATTTTTTGTATCAATTTTTTCACTTGAAGCATGGAAAATTTGCCATGCAAGATAAAGAAGATAACCAGCGCCAATTATTTTTAAAATAGTAAATGCAATCACAGAAGTTTGAAAAATAACAGCAACACCTAAACTAACAGCCATAGTGTGAAAAATAAGTCCGGTACATAAACCAAAAACTATCATTAATCCTGATTTTTTTCCTTGAAATATTGATTGTGTTAAAACAAAAATATTATCAGGGCCAGGCACAAGTGCTAATAAAAGTGAAGCCGAGAAGAAAGTTATTATCGTTTCTAGTGAAAGCATTTATTATCCCTATTTTTAAGCTGTTGGAAGATTAAATTTTTTTGTATTAATCACACCCTCATTATCAAATGATAGATAATATAAAACATCTTTTTTTACACTAAGACCAGCTAAATATCTAAGTGCTAGATTTGCTTGAAGTGAGCCAATATGCATAACAATAGGACAAGCAATTCCATTTGGTTTTCTATCATTTATTTGAAAAACTGCTTCATAAGAGGCTTTTTCAAAAAAACAAACTTGCCCATGAAACTCCTCAACACTTCCATAAATCCAAGGTTGATTGTGTTTCATACAATATTCATTTATTGCTGCTCGGGTTGGAAGATTATCAGTTGCATCTATGATTAAATCAAAAGTTAAATCTTTTTTTGCAAACTCTTCAAAACTTTCAGTACAAGCATTTACTTTTACATAAGGACATCTTGATTCCATAAGTTCTTTTAAAACTTCTGCTTTGTATTTTCCATCATCACCAACTTTGAAACCTATTTGTCTATGGATATTATGAACTCCAACCGTATCAAAATCTACAAAAGTAAACTCCCCTATTCCAGAAGCTCCCAAAGCAATTCCAAGTGTACATCCTAGTCCACCACTCCCTATTATTGCAACTTTTTTATTTTGAAGAGAGTCTTGTGTTTCTTGACCCCAAAGTTTTATTTGTCTATTGAAATATTCGTTAAATTCTTCATTCATATTTAATCCTTAGTAAAAAAATATAGTTTATTTTATTATTTTATTTGTAATCATATCAAATTTAGTTTAAATTACTATAAGCAAAATCAAGTATAATAACCCATATATTGTATAATGCAAAAAAAATAAATAAAAGGTAACAAATGAAAAAATATTATATTTTTTTAACTCTATGTATTTTAGCTTTAAATGCTAATTCGGCTTCTACTAATTCTAGCGATAATTATGAGAAATTAAAACAAACCGTAGAGAAAAAATACCAAAATAATGAACCTAAAGAATGGGGAGAAAATGTAACAGGAGTAAAAACAAAACTTAAAACAAAAAACAAAGTTATTGCTCTTACTCTTGATGCTTCAGGAAGAAAAGGTGGAACAGGTTATGATAGTCATCTAATTGCTTATTTAGAAAAAGAACAAATACCTGCGACACTATTCCTTGGTGGAAAATGGATTGATAAAAATATGGAAATTGTAAAAAATCTAGCTTCTAATCCACTTTTTCAAATAGAAAATCATGGATATGAATATAAACCAGCATCTGTAAATGGAAAATCAGTTTATGGCATGGAAGGAACTGCAAATATTTCAGAACTTGTTGATGAGATTGAATTAAACGCAAAAAAAATCGAAGAAATAACTCATAAAAAAACAAGATATTACCGTTCAGGAACAGCTCATTATGATGAAGTTGCTGTAAAAGTTGCAAATAGTTTAAGACATGAAGTTGTTGGTTTTTCTGTATTAGGTGATGCGGGTGCAACATATAGCGCTAAAAAAATCGAAGAAGCATTCGCAAATGTAAAAGGTGGCGAAATTGCAGTAATTCAATTTAATCATCCAGAATCTCACACAAGAGAAGGAATTATAAGAGTTATTAAAAAACTAAAAGAAGAAGGCTACAAATTTGTAAAACTATCTGATTATTCTTTGAAATAATCAGATAGTTTTTTAGGTATATTCGGGTTTTACATCTGCAACTAAAAGTTCATTTTCAATAGCGTTATACTCACTATTTGATGAGATATTACTTTGTGTCCCCATATCATCATAAAATTTTTCTACAAAAGTTATAATTTTATTCAAAACTCTTGGTATGATTTTTTGTCTTTCTAAAAGTTTTGGTTTTACTTTTAGGGTATGTACTATTTCATCTTTTAGAGGAACTCTTTGTTCATAGATATATTTATCTACAACTTTTCGCACTTCTTTGCAATCAAGATTTTCTTCATTACACAACTCTTTATATGCTTGGTCTTTTTGTTCTTCCCAAAACTTATCAAATTCATCTTCAATATCATCTTCATTGATTGAATAAAGATTTTCATTGATAAATTTTTCTATAAGTTCTTTTTTACTTCTTAGTTGTGGATTATTTGTCAAAATATTTGAGATATTATCTCGTTGTCTTTGTTTTTCATCTTCTGTTGAGTCTTTGTATTTTGCCAATAGTTTTAAAATATATGCTACATTTATCTCATCTTTATGGATAAGTTCAAGTTCAAAGTCTACATCTTCAAGTATTGATACTTTTTCACTTCCTTGAGTTCTTTCACTTTTTATTTTCTCATACATATCAAGATATTTTGACTTATAGTCTTCAAACATCTGCTCACTCATAGACAAATCAGACCATTTAAAATCACTAAATCCCTCTAAGATATTTTTTAACCTCATCAATTCTCTGAATGCTTTGATAAATTCCAATTTATCATCTTCGCTTATTAATCTATCTACACTACTAACACTTGGAGCTATTTTTATAAGATTTATAAAAGCTTCATTAAATTTAATAACATACTCTTCATAAGGTTGCATTAGTATAATATCTTTTGCTTCCTCTTTTGAAAAAAGTGCAATTGCATCATCTGTAGCTTTTTTGATATTTCTAAAACAAACAATATTCCCTTGAGATTTTCTTTCATCAAGTATTCTATTTGTTCGCGAAAAAGCTTGAATAAGTCCATGATATTTTAAGCTTTTATCCACATACAAAGTATTTAGTCTTTTACTATCAAATCCAGTTAAAAACATATTTACCACAAGAAGTAAATCCACTTCACCTTTTTTTACTCTTTTTGATAATTCATTGTAATAGTTATAAAAAGTCTTACTATCTTTTGTACTGTATTTTGTCCCAAATATCTTATTATAATCAGCTATATACTCATCAAGTTTTTCACGACTATGTTTATTGATATGCTCTTCATCAATATGTGCTCCATCTGACTCATACAAACCATTTGCATCTTTATCATCTTCATTTGCACTATATGAGAATATTGTTGCTATTTTTAAATTGTGTTCTTTACTTCTAAATGTTTCATAATATTTTGTAAGCATTTCAACACTGCTTACCGTCATCATTGCAGTAAAATCTTTACTATGAGTTTTTCTTCCATGATTAGCGATAATATAATCTACTATTTTTTCAATTCTATCTTCACTTTGTAGTAATTCTTCCCTATCTATATCTTCTACTTCAATATCAATATTTGTAGCACTTCCCTCTTTTTCTTTATATCTTCCTATATACTCAACTGAGAATTTCAAGACATTGTCATCATTGATTGCATCTGTTATTACATATCTATGAAGTCTATCATCAAAAAGGTCTGCTGTGGTTCTTTTGCCCAATTTATTTCCCATAGCATTTTCAGGGAATATTGGTGTTCCTGTAAATCCTATCATTTGATTGTTTGTAAAAAATTTATTGATATTTAGATGTGTTTCACCAAACTGACTTCTATGGCATTCATCAAAGATAAATACTATATGTTTATCTTTTTGTTTTTCCATCTTTTCTAGGTATTGTTTTTTATTTATTGCAGTATTTAATTTTTGTATTGTTGTTACTATTAACTTTGTATCATCACTAAACTGTTTTACTAAAGCTTTTGTATTATCAGTACCATCTACACTTCCATCACTAAATGAGTTAAACTCTTTTGTTGTTTGAAAGTCCAAATCTTTTCTATCTACCACAAAAACTACTTTATCTACTTTTGGCAACTTCATAAGTATTTGTGCTGTTTTAAATGAAGTTAGAGTTTTACCACTTCCTGTTGTATGCCAAATATAGCCATTTCTTTTTGAAGTATTTACTTGTTCTATAATAGCTTCAACCGCGTAAAATTGATAAGGTCGTAAAACCATAAGTATCTTATCAACTTCAGCTAAAACAATATATTTACATATCATCTTAGAGATATGACATCTCTCTAAAAAGAAAGAGGTAAACTCTTCAAGGTTTGTGATATTTTTATTCTCTTTACTTGCCCAAAAAAATGTTTGTTTAAAACTTTGTTTTTTATTGTTGGCATAATATTTTGTATTTACTCCATTGCTAATAATAAAGATTTGAACATAATGAAACAATGCACTATTTGAGCCATAAGAGTGTCTTTGGTATCTATTGATTTGATTAAAAGCTTCTTTGAGTTCTAATCCTCTTCTTTTTAGTTCAATTTGAACAAGTGGGAAACCATTTATCAAAAGAGTTACATCGTATCTGTTTTTGTAAGTTCCATTTATACTGATTTGATTTGTAACTTGAAAAAGGTTTTGACACCAATGTTCACTATCTAAAAATTCAATATAGAATACAGTTCCATCATCACGAGTTAATACATACTTATCTCGTAACTTTTTAGCTTTTTCAAATACACTTCCACCATTTAGATGATTTAATATTCTTTTAAATTCACTTTCACTTATGCTTGTTTTATTATGCTTTTCAAGTTGTGATTTAAGATTTGTTTCTAAATCTTTATCATCTTTTATATCTACTTTTTCATACTTTAAACTAATAAGTTGTTTAATAAGGTTATTTTCAAGTATCGCTTCATTTTGTCTGCTCATTATTATCCTTTACACAAACATCTGTTGTAAAAGTGCT from Arcobacter venerupis includes these protein-coding regions:
- a CDS encoding polysaccharide deacetylase family protein, with product MKKYYIFLTLCILALNANSASTNSSDNYEKLKQTVEKKYQNNEPKEWGENVTGVKTKLKTKNKVIALTLDASGRKGGTGYDSHLIAYLEKEQIPATLFLGGKWIDKNMEIVKNLASNPLFQIENHGYEYKPASVNGKSVYGMEGTANISELVDEIELNAKKIEEITHKKTRYYRSGTAHYDEVAVKVANSLRHEVVGFSVLGDAGATYSAKKIEEAFANVKGGEIAVIQFNHPESHTREGIIRVIKKLKEEGYKFVKLSDYSLK
- a CDS encoding HesA/MoeB/ThiF family protein, which translates into the protein MNEEFNEYFNRQIKLWGQETQDSLQNKKVAIIGSGGLGCTLGIALGASGIGEFTFVDFDTVGVHNIHRQIGFKVGDDGKYKAEVLKELMESRCPYVKVNACTESFEEFAKKDLTFDLIIDATDNLPTRAAINEYCMKHNQPWIYGSVEEFHGQVCFFEKASYEAVFQINDRKPNGIACPIVMHIGSLQANLALRYLAGLSVKKDVLYYLSFDNEGVINTKKFNLPTA
- a CDS encoding type I restriction endonuclease subunit R, translated to MSRQNEAILENNLIKQLISLKYEKVDIKDDKDLETNLKSQLEKHNKTSISESEFKRILNHLNGGSVFEKAKKLRDKYVLTRDDGTVFYIEFLDSEHWCQNLFQVTNQISINGTYKNRYDVTLLINGFPLVQIELKRRGLELKEAFNQINRYQRHSYGSNSALFHYVQIFIISNGVNTKYYANNKKQSFKQTFFWASKENKNITNLEEFTSFFLERCHISKMICKYIVLAEVDKILMVLRPYQFYAVEAIIEQVNTSKRNGYIWHTTGSGKTLTSFKTAQILMKLPKVDKVVFVVDRKDLDFQTTKEFNSFSDGSVDGTDNTKALVKQFSDDTKLIVTTIQKLNTAINKKQYLEKMEKQKDKHIVFIFDECHRSQFGETHLNINKFFTNNQMIGFTGTPIFPENAMGNKLGKRTTADLFDDRLHRYVITDAINDDNVLKFSVEYIGRYKEKEGSATNIDIEVEDIDREELLQSEDRIEKIVDYIIANHGRKTHSKDFTAMMTVSSVEMLTKYYETFRSKEHNLKIATIFSYSANEDDKDANGLYESDGAHIDEEHINKHSREKLDEYIADYNKIFGTKYSTKDSKTFYNYYNELSKRVKKGEVDLLLVVNMFLTGFDSKRLNTLYVDKSLKYHGLIQAFSRTNRILDERKSQGNIVCFRNIKKATDDAIALFSKEEAKDIILMQPYEEYVIKFNEAFINLIKIAPSVSSVDRLISEDDKLEFIKAFRELMRLKNILEGFSDFKWSDLSMSEQMFEDYKSKYLDMYEKIKSERTQGSEKVSILEDVDFELELIHKDEINVAYILKLLAKYKDSTEDEKQRQRDNISNILTNNPQLRSKKELIEKFINENLYSINEDDIEDEFDKFWEEQKDQAYKELCNEENLDCKEVRKVVDKYIYEQRVPLKDEIVHTLKVKPKLLERQKIIPRVLNKIITFVEKFYDDMGTQSNISSNSEYNAIENELLVADVKPEYT
- the carB gene encoding carbamoyl-phosphate synthase large subunit gives rise to the protein MPKREDIKSILLIGSGPIVIGQACEFDYSGTQATKTLKELGYRVVLINSNPATIMTDPEFADKTYIEPITEAVVAKIIEKEKIDAILPTMGGQTALNVATSMYDKGMLEGVAFLGAHPDAIKKGEDRHLFNEAMIKIGMDLPRSANAYSVEEAMRVAKEIGFPVISRASFTLAGGGSGVAYNMEEFKKLAEIGIEASPINEIEIMESMLGWKEYEMEVIRDKNDNCIIVCSIENLDPMGVHTGDSVTIAPALTLTDKEYQDMRNASFAILREIGVDTGGSNVQFSICPNTGRMIVIEMNPRVSRSSALASKATGYPIAKVATLLAVGFTLDEIQNDITGTTASFEPVIDYVVTKIPRFTFEKFPKADSTLTTSMKSVGEVMAIGRTFNESIQKALCSLETGLVGFDRIAGDFDFIKKEIRRPNDKRLLYLMEGMRQGLSNDDIFELSKIDPWFLSKFREIFNLETSINESILSDAEFMRKIKTNGFSDKMIANLIGKTEEDVYQARKALDVDFEYNEVDTCAAEFKALTPYLYSTTNITKLPKVEKVESTEKKVMIIGGGPNRIGQGIEFDYCCVHASFALNEMGVKTIMYNCNPETVSTDYDTSDVLYFEPIDFEHVRSVVEKENPDGVIVHFGGQTPLKLANALTKAGAKIIGTTAEVIDLAEDRKKFSAFVENIGLLQPENGTAVEVTEAITIAEKIGYPVLVRPSFVLGGRGMKIVYSTDELKQYMDEAVSVSNDAPVLIDKFLDRAIELDVDCICDGKEVYIGGIMQHIEEAGIHSGDSACSLPPISISEDLIRQLETKTKEMALGLGVVGLMNTQYAIHKGEIYLIEVNPRASRTVPFVSKATGMPLAKVATRVMWGETLRDALAVYDKDIVTEGNGVLKPKLKGHVAVKEAVFPFNKLSGADLLLSPEMKSTGEVMGISDSFGMAFAKSQTAAKNDLPKGGKVFISLCDLDKEFAPSIAKGLAENGFTIVATGGTYTTINEAGVECEKVLKVSEGRPNIIDLLTNGDIAMAINTSEAKEASKDDGKNIRRSVLRMNVPYFTTVAAANAAVEAIKVLKTNDVSTPKSIQEFLND
- a CDS encoding LysE family translocator encodes the protein MLSLETIITFFSASLLLALVPGPDNIFVLTQSIFQGKKSGLMIVFGLCTGLIFHTMAVSLGVAVIFQTSVIAFTILKIIGAGYLLYLAWQIFHASSEKIDTKNNKFIDYKKLYYRGIIMNITNPKVSIFFLAFLPQFTNANLGFVPFQMILLGMLFIIATVLVFGSIALLSGTLANVFNKSENSQMILNKLASFVFVALAVKLAMTKQ